The genomic stretch ccaacatatacagtatatgcttTGGGTGAAAACAAGACAATCACATAAAAAGGTAACTGAATTAAAACAAGACAGATCCCACAAACCGTCAGATTAATCTGAATCTACTGTCTACAACTGCATAATGCCATTTTCTTCATCACTTCACAGGTATCTCTACACATTATGGGTGTTGGGACTGGATATGTAGTCTGTGCTAATTGCAGTTTGATGCAAAGAATTGATAAGTGCCAATTAAAAGGATTGTTTGAAACATTACCTGAAATGACAATGACTTAAATTATTTGGTTTAGTGCAGGCTGATGGCCAATTACTGTAGTTCACAATTTTTTTACAGATGGGCCCATTCAGAGAGCAATAGGggaaagaaatacaaaacaaattcCTTCATTTAAACCATGTTTTTGGCTACTGATTGACAATACAACAGTGACTGCAGAAGAATACTGCAAATGAAGCTGGGATCGCGAGAATGTCTTTAAATTTGAATATACTTTTCtcaaatctaaaataaaaaaacagcttgtCGTTAAATTAGAAATTTGGATGTTTAACATTTAAGTATctataaataaaaatcttaCTAGTATGGGGGATTTTACAACTGTACATTTTCAATGTTGAAGCAATAACTTAAAgtattgatctttttttttttttttttttttttactgttttcagaTTAAGTTTTACAAACAAAAGGTCATCGTCTGAAAAAAGTGGTGGCTTGATAATGAGGTATGTTATGGGGGAGATGGCACTGTCTAATGCAGTCAAGCTTCATCTTTCCTTCCAAGAAAACCTCTCTGACAGGGCTCACTGTATGTATAAGCACTTATCCCATTAAAAATCTGTTCGACGTCATGATGTACTATACACTTTCAGATAGACAAAGGCAagttgaccaaaaaaaaaaaaaaaaaaaattcaaacattcTGTACATACATATCCAAGGATAAAAATAGTGCAACATCAAGCTTTTGTTAAGTTAGACTGCTACATAATTGCTGAGTGTAAGACTGAACCATAGCAGGATGGTCCGTCCACGTGGTCAGCTCAATGTCCAAAGGCACCACGTTAAAACCACAGTCCCTTATCCAGGTCCGAGGAGGCCTCATGCTTCATTTAGTTTTCTGTCAGAAAAAGTAAAGAGAGCACAAAAGGACATTGTAATGATTTGAGGTCTAATAAAAGTTGATATGTTAAATGATATTACAGAAAAGATGTAGATAGTTACCAAATACAAAGTCGCACCACCTTGGCCCAGTCAAGCCCCTCATTCGCGACTGTCTCAACATTTTAGCTGGTGGAGGTTGTGGTGGTTCAGTAGACACAGCCCCAGGACTTTTGTATTTGCCTTTCTGCCTCCCCACTGGCATCTCATCCTGCTCCTGAACTGATTCAGGTGCAGAGCCTGCTAGTTCTCTTGAGGCAGTGCTATTCATTCTCCTTTTTCTCGCACTTTTCACAGCTTTAACAACTCCTACCAGTTTTCTCTCCCTTCCTGCAAATAGGTATGCAGAAGGTGACCCGTCATCCAGTGTCACAGTGCAGGAGTCCCACTCTTCTTCAGCTGATTCATTGTCTGGAGAGTTGATCTTCCTTAGAAACACTCGGCATTCCTTAAGCGTCTCAGGACTCCAGGCTTTAGAGCAGAGGTTCTGCTCTTTGTTAACATCCACAGGCTCCCGAGTTTGGTCAACAGAATTGGTGGCAGACCTGTTCTCAAAACAGTCAGATAACTGATATTTTGTTGACCTTCGTAATGCCTCACGTTTTGGTTGTAGCCCAGTTGCTACACATCCATTTGAAAAACTTGTAGctacttttctgtgttttttattccGCTGCCTCTTTTGCCACCTCTCCCTTTCCTTCCGGTTTAGGAACCTTGTCCTTGCTCTTACTAGAGTGGCTTGGTATTTGCCAAATGTTCTGCTTCTCCTCAATTGGGCTCCCCAATTGAGCCTATCTGTTGAAAACCTGGGAGTGAAAAGCTGTCGCCTAATATGTGTTGGCCGAGGTGTCTCATTTCTCTTCCTCAACCTTCTTTGAGCCTGTTGATGTTGCAAAGGACTTTTTGGCACCATTTTGGCAAATTTCTTGATGTGTTTGCGGAGTCGCTCTGCCTGAGGACTGTGGCAAGCACTTTTTTTATGGGCAGTACGAGGGAAGTGCATAAGTTCGTACGGATTACGGGAGCTTGCCTTCTTGACAATAGCCAGAGACTGTGTCTCTGTGGTCTGCATAAACCAGGAGCAGAGCTGCTGCATGCTACAGGACCTTGGTTTGTTAGGAGGACAGTCAAACAGCGTTCTAACTGCAGAGGGATGTTTAGACTTTCTGTTGCCTTTAGTGCCTAGTTTAGAATCAAAAGCAATTTCTTTTCCTTGGTTCCCAACAGTATCTGAGACCCAAGTGTCAGAGATGACTCGTATTCTCCTGGCAAGCTCCTGGTTCATAGTCTTTTCCTCAGCTGATGCTGCCCACCACCTTAGCGTCTCATTTGGGGTAAGGATTGAGTCTACAGACACCCCTGCCACTCTGCTCATGTCCTGAGAGATGTTTCTCCTCTCTTGTCCACAGAGATGTCTTTTCTCCCCTGAAGTTTCAACACTACTCTGTTGCTCTGCCTGTTTCCTTTCATTGCTGGCCTTGTTCAGCAGAAGTTGTTTAGAGCGCCGCAGAAGAGCATTACTGTGGCTATAGGATCTAGCGGTAGAGGTAGCAACAGCATGCAGAAAGTGGATAGAGGGCTTCCTCACTCTCATTGAGTGACGCACTGCTACAGGCTGATTTGGTAGTTTGTCCTTGCTTGCTTCATTTCTTTCTATCCCTTCTTCTGTTAGACTGCCTTTGCTTGTTGATTGATGACTGATTGTCCGTGGCTCTTTGGCAGATCTGAACTCTTGTAGTAGTACTTTCTTATGAATTTGTGTTTCAGGAGACTGCCGAGTGTCCTTATTTATCTGAATTTTACGTTGCCGAGGTGAAACTGTGGTTACTGTAACTGAGATTCCAGAGATTTTAACTTTTGCAGGTCTACCTGGTTTCCTTGAGGGTATAGAGTCATCCCGAGTCTGACATTTAATGTTACTGGTAGATTGAGGGGCAGACTCTTTCACAGGGCTGACAAATTTTAAGTCCTCTGACAATTCTGTAGCGGTTTTGATACTACCTGAGCTGATGTTGGAGTTGTGCATTAAAATGCCCAAGTCACTTTTAAGGCCCACTGCTTGCCAAGCATCATGAAATTCTGTTTGTAGTTTGTCAAATCCCTCAGACactgttcttttaattttcctTGAACGGCCATATACTACCGTTATTTTGAGGTTCTTATTGACATTCTCCTCTGGGTCAGCTGGTACATTAGATTTTCCGTTCACTGTTTTATCCCCCATTACTGGATCCACAGCCTTCTGCTTACGTGGTCGACCAATGGGCCTCTTTACTTTCTGCTCAAGTTGGGGTCCCATCTTCTTTGGCCGACCGGGGCGCCTTTTTGGAGGAGTGGTTTCATGGAAAGATATTAAGTCACCTGGTGATCTCTGGCCTTCAGTTCCAGCTACACGTTTAGTTGGAGTACTTTCATTTGACCTTCTGGGACTTATTTTAGGTGCCGGGGAAGCTGACTTCGGTGAAGAAGCAGACCTGGCTGGCGAAGAAGGAGACTTCGCAGGCGAAGTAGCTGATTTGGGTGAAGAAGCACACTTGGCTGGGGATGAAGCTGATTTGGGTGATGAGGAAGCTGTTTTGGGTGATGAAGATGCAGACTTGCGTGGTGAATAAGCAGATCTTGCAGGTGAGGTAGCTGACTTTAGTGGTGAAGAAACAGATTTTACTTGTGGAGAGGTTGACTCAGTCTGCTGGCTTTTGTGTTTCTGAATTGTCCCTGACCATGAAGACTCTTCACATGGGTCAAAAGGTTGCTCTGCTTGTCCACTAGAGCCAGAGCCTGCTGATTTGAGACTATATCTCACTCCATCCTTATCCTTTACTGGTGATACAAACATGAGCTTAATTGGACTAGTGTACTGGACTTGGGAGTTGGGAGGGCTCCCAACACAGGTAGGAAATGTAATGACATCTATATTTGATGTATTCTGGGGAGTTCCTGAAGCAGTCTTTGAGTCCTGTAGTCTTTGTAGCCTTTTTGGAGATAATCGTAGCCTTCCAAAAGGTTTGGCACCACAGTCACTGAATTCTGTCCCATTGTCTGAgctttgtttttcagaaatCTTCTCTTTGGCAGCCACATTTTGTGGAAATACCTGGTTAGTGGAAACATTGTTTGACTCTTTGTCGAATGGTCCACATTGGTCTCTATGTGCTGATTCAAAGGAAAGCTTCTGTGTGTGCTTCGCTGAGGACAGGGACGTTTCACTTTTTGATTCAAGATGGGTGTCCTTACCATCTGGGTCTTTGGATAAGGCATCCGGTGTACTTGATGTCAATGCCTTGTCGTTTCGTGTTTTCTGGTTAACAATGCTGTCAGACATTGACTGAAGAAACATGGGTTCTGTGACATAGGAGGCGAACCACTGTGGTAGGACTTTATTTCTCCTGGATCTCCTTGCCTCCTTGGAATGATGGGATTGACATATCTGCTTTTCTCTAATAGGACAATGGCAAGCTTTAGCTTTACTGGCTCTATTGTCACCATCAGAACTTTGACTTGATTGTGCATTTTCGTGATTTCCATAACTTCCGGCACCATTATCAATTCCATCTTCACAGGGCTTGCTACACTGTTTTGCTGAGGCTGCAGTCACTGTCATCCCCTGTGTTTGAACACTGTCACCGTTTGAGCTTTGTTTACCACATTTGCTCTGCAGTTCAGGGTTGGCAATTTGAGTGCCTGAGAGAGTaatctccttttctttctcctctgctttaaTGATCTGAACGTCTTCTGTTACTATAATTGTCTGTATCTCCTCTTTCACTTCATCCCTGTCACGTTCTTCAGTGAGAATGTTCAGTGGTCCCTCCTTATCTTTCTGATTCTCTACAGGTTCCACATCTAACTCCAGCTCTCTTTTGGACTCCTCTTTAACTAGGTTTGAATCTGATGAAGTGTTTGATGGAGTTACAGTAACAGTTTCATCTTTAAATCTTGCCTTCTTTGCTGGGGGCCCCTTTTTCCTACTGTAAGACTGATCAAGCATTGCAAGTTCTCGTTTAATCTGTAAAGTATGCCTTCTGGTTGAAGCATCATTAGTGGGTGTTGCTAGAGCAGTAAGGACTTCTTGGCGACGGCGAGAGCGTGTATTAGGTGACTTGGACTCTTTGCTATCCTGTCGATTGAACAGCTCACTGAGATTGTAGTCGCTAGCACTACCTGTATGAAGCACTGTGGTGATGATTTCAGTCAGATGGGCATCAGCGGGATACTTTAAGTTCTGACTGGTTGAGGGAGACTGCAGCTGCTCCCTTTCAGAGACATAAAGGGCTGTGGAAACCAAAGGTGGGTCCTTCTCTATTGGTCTGATTGTCTCCAGTTTCTCACTGAAGCGATCCACAACATCTTGCAGTAAAGTCCCACTTGGGTTCTGCTCAGCCTGACTACTACTTGGGGTCCTACACTCTTGCTTCTCTTCTGCAGTTGTATCCATATCTGCTTCCTGGTGGCTTGCACTAATAATACCACCTTTAACTATAAGGTCAGCTTCCTCCTCTTGTCTGTGGTGAAGGAGGGAGGGTGGCTTTTCATCAGTTTTCTTATTGATGTCTGAAGGGATAGGGGAcagaggggggggagaggggcTCTGCTCCCTCTTCAAGACAGGAGGATCCCCATCTCCAACCCCTGTTTCTATTGTGTTCCTGACTTGCATCAGACAGGCATGGTTTGAATAACAGGGACAAGAGTGGGGGTTGTGTTGGTTACAGCAGATCGATGAGGAAGGGCATATACTAGAGGAGGGAGTGCACAGTGAAGGGGATTTGGATGACAAGGGAGGGGATGCAAATGAGCATGAGTTGACATGACCTACAGCCAGGCTTTGGCAGGAAAAGCAGGGCGGCCTCTTGGGGCAAAGAACAGTATAGGTTTCTATCCTCGACCTCTGCAAGCAGCAGTAGCTTGAGCCCCTAGGAGCATCGCCTTTACAGTCTGTTAAAGGGTAGTGATGGACGCTACACCTGGACTTGCAGTCTCCTGGATGGTACATTGTGCTGCCATGACCTTGATGATCACAGTCAGTTAAAGGGCAGTACGGGCTGCTGTTATGGGCTTTACATTCACTGAAAGGGACTGCATCATGGGTAAGATTATCCTGTGGGTTTACACCACAGTGACAGCAGTTAGATTCAATTTGACCTACAGATCTGTGATTAAGAAACAACAGCAATTTTTCCTGGTGTACCAGCTTCAGGATCTGGTACAGTAAGGAACTGTGTGATGGGCAGAGAGAGTTCAGAACAGCATCCAACGCAGAGCTCTGACGACACTTAGTCCCTCTTTGTCCAATATCCCCCGGTTCTTTTGTAAGAGATGACAGCAGGGAGCTAGATGCAAAAATATAAAGATTGGAGGTTTAACTTGTAGCTGAGCACAGTTTTACATGACAAACAATACATATGTACTCACCTAGACTGATTATGTTTTAGGTAACACCATTATTAACATTTTGTGTTGATTCTATTATGGTCTGCTAGAATAAAAACttattttccataactgaataaacaagttgctgccagaggaaaataaggtccaaaGAACACTGTTTTAAGCAAGGTGGCCGggataaacaaagtgaaacattatgaaattgtgttgtccctGAAGGTGAGTTTTTTTATCCAGTTTATTCAGGCATGAAAACCTTTGTTTAGGCACCAACAAAGTCAATCAAGATCTTTCTCtttgaattaaaatgtcttccccaaaactacaaaaagtGCCTTTATAGAGGGCAAAAATGTCGtattaatttttattattactgtatCAATTACTTTGTTTGTAGCCTGCAGGATACTAACATCATGAGAAACACATTGAGATTCTTTATAATATGCATtatcattaaataaaaaattaaccACAATTAAATAGTTCTCAGGTATGATAGGTATCCTGTCTGTACTCATCATAAAATCCAAGTTTAATACCAACAAGGTAAATAAAGGTTTTGAAATCTACATGTTGTAACTGCCTTTTGCTGTACACACAACTATGAACTGGTGAAGGGAATTGGACAGAGCAAGCTGATAACCATATTCTCTCGTGATTTGCAGTTAAGTTGTCACACCAGCTTTTGTCAAACCAACATTTAAGACAGGTCCctgaaaacagtaacagtgaaAAAGGTTTTTCTAGCAAACTGTTTACAATCTGCACTTGCACCCTGAACAAAACATCATGTTAGCAAAATAATTATAGCAGGCAACTGATTAGAGAACTGTTTTATTGATGAGTTGCTCAAGGCAAATGATAACATTCTGCCAGAAGCAGAAGGAACGATTGTAGAAACGCCtaaaccaaaatgttttttaaaccaaaatgtttttttttctctttttttatatcaacagcACTTTCTCCAACAAACTAACagctcaaaaaaacaaaacaaaaaaccccctCATGTTCAAATCATCTTACAGTTAAATCAGGGCCATGagtgatttatttaaatataaaagcAGGTAATCAatttaaataacattaaaa from Sparus aurata chromosome 1, fSpaAur1.1, whole genome shotgun sequence encodes the following:
- the lcorl gene encoding uncharacterized protein lcorl isoform X1 is translated as MATVQCTKCTAERKGFRRELDSWRHRLIHCVGFESILEGIYGQMLLRDLNLFDDCEPAESDDWSPEASCSQCSFCKLPLDKLNDHVPAATSPLSSPSDYSPCQAPTISESSQSAHRFLQAVFHKKDVPPGCDSNIPLVAQELMKKMIHQFALEYASKCLLHTNTNGVTTRTSSPLSDTSDAPLDLTMSRTQEEKAGESDPDGVLDLSNRNSACSAISSTSSSNHKASGSLLSSLTKEPGDIGQRGTKCRQSSALDAVLNSLCPSHSSLLYQILKLVHQEKLLLFLNHRSVGQIESNCCHCGVNPQDNLTHDAVPFSECKAHNSSPYCPLTDCDHQGHGSTMYHPGDCKSRCSVHHYPLTDCKGDAPRGSSYCCLQRSRIETYTVLCPKRPPCFSCQSLAVGHVNSCSFASPPLSSKSPSLCTPSSSICPSSSICCNQHNPHSCPCYSNHACLMQVRNTIETGVGDGDPPVLKREQSPSPPPLSPIPSDINKKTDEKPPSLLHHRQEEEADLIVKGGIISASHQEADMDTTAEEKQECRTPSSSQAEQNPSGTLLQDVVDRFSEKLETIRPIEKDPPLVSTALYVSEREQLQSPSTSQNLKYPADAHLTEIITTVLHTGSASDYNLSELFNRQDSKESKSPNTRSRRRQEVLTALATPTNDASTRRHTLQIKRELAMLDQSYSRKKGPPAKKARFKDETVTVTPSNTSSDSNLVKEESKRELELDVEPVENQKDKEGPLNILTEERDRDEVKEEIQTIIVTEDVQIIKAEEKEKEITLSGTQIANPELQSKCGKQSSNGDSVQTQGMTVTAASAKQCSKPCEDGIDNGAGSYGNHENAQSSQSSDGDNRASKAKACHCPIREKQICQSHHSKEARRSRRNKVLPQWFASYVTEPMFLQSMSDSIVNQKTRNDKALTSSTPDALSKDPDGKDTHLESKSETSLSSAKHTQKLSFESAHRDQCGPFDKESNNVSTNQVFPQNVAAKEKISEKQSSDNGTEFSDCGAKPFGRLRLSPKRLQRLQDSKTASGTPQNTSNIDVITFPTCVGSPPNSQVQYTSPIKLMFVSPVKDKDGVRYSLKSAGSGSSGQAEQPFDPCEESSWSGTIQKHKSQQTESTSPQVKSVSSPLKSATSPARSAYSPRKSASSSPKTASSSPKSASSPAKCASSPKSATSPAKSPSSPARSASSPKSASPAPKISPRRSNESTPTKRVAGTEGQRSPGDLISFHETTPPKRRPGRPKKMGPQLEQKVKRPIGRPRKQKAVDPVMGDKTVNGKSNVPADPEENVNKNLKITVVYGRSRKIKRTVSEGFDKLQTEFHDAWQAVGLKSDLGILMHNSNISSGSIKTATELSEDLKFVSPVKESAPQSTSNIKCQTRDDSIPSRKPGRPAKVKISGISVTVTTVSPRQRKIQINKDTRQSPETQIHKKVLLQEFRSAKEPRTISHQSTSKGSLTEEGIERNEASKDKLPNQPVAVRHSMRVRKPSIHFLHAVATSTARSYSHSNALLRRSKQLLLNKASNERKQAEQQSSVETSGEKRHLCGQERRNISQDMSRVAGVSVDSILTPNETLRWWAASAEEKTMNQELARRIRVISDTWVSDTVGNQGKEIAFDSKLGTKGNRKSKHPSAVRTLFDCPPNKPRSCSMQQLCSWFMQTTETQSLAIVKKASSRNPYELMHFPRTAHKKSACHSPQAERLRKHIKKFAKMVPKSPLQHQQAQRRLRKRNETPRPTHIRRQLFTPRFSTDRLNWGAQLRRSRTFGKYQATLVRARTRFLNRKERERWQKRQRNKKHRKVATSFSNGCVATGLQPKREALRRSTKYQLSDCFENRSATNSVDQTREPVDVNKEQNLCSKAWSPETLKECRVFLRKINSPDNESAEEEWDSCTVTLDDGSPSAYLFAGRERKLVGVVKAVKSARKRRMNSTASRELAGSAPESVQEQDEMPVGRQKGKYKSPGAVSTEPPQPPPAKMLRQSRMRGLTGPRWCDFVFEN